A genome region from Cognatishimia activa includes the following:
- a CDS encoding DUF6477 family protein → MDILQRMNRLKRPPILVRAAKEGALSYRRDTHLKRFFGEVPPMQSKDLLGRLLHLEDQSNDQRLAETADYSVTRHVDILIAVIGEAQIFRASQS, encoded by the coding sequence ATGGATATCTTGCAGCGCATGAACCGCCTAAAGCGCCCACCAATCCTGGTGCGCGCCGCCAAAGAAGGCGCCCTCAGCTATCGGCGCGACACACATCTGAAACGCTTTTTCGGAGAGGTGCCTCCGATGCAAAGCAAGGATCTTTTGGGACGTCTTTTGCATCTTGAGGATCAAAGCAACGATCAAAGACTGGCAGAAACGGCTGACTATTCCGTCACGCGCCACGTGGACATTTTGATCGCAGTCATAGGCGAAGCGCAGATTTTCCGCGCCTCGCAGTCGTAG
- a CDS encoding trimethylamine methyltransferase family protein, with product MAEATSRRRSRGGGGAARRAERGSIKIETAKYIERNIPLFEILTEEALEIIETNAETILEEVGVNFVDNPAALERWKEAGATVEGERVRIPRGLARELCKTAPSTITQHARNPEKSVVIGGNSLVCAPVYGPPFVRDVDGGRRYATMDDFQKFVKLGYMSKYLHHSGGTVCEPTDIPVNKRHLDMLLAHMTLSDKPFMGSVTEPSRAQDSVDMAGILFGKDFVQDNTVMTSLININSPMTFDDVMMGALEVYAKNNQACIVSPFIVGGAMAPVSVAGTLTQVMAEVLAGIAYSQLIRKGAPVIFGAFVTSIDMGSGAPTFGTPEASQILYGAGQLARRMGLPFRSGGGLCGSKLPDAQAAYETAHTHNAALMGGVNFMLHSCGWLEGGLVSSFEKFVMDADQLGILQKMAEGVAIDTNGQAMDAIREVGPGGHYLGCAHTQANFKSAFWRSELLDYKPFETWEEEGARDTQTLAANRVKTLLDNYQKPAIDPAIEEALNAYVAEKKASMPDAFI from the coding sequence ATGGCCGAAGCAACATCTCGTCGTCGTAGCCGTGGAGGCGGGGGCGCAGCCCGCCGTGCAGAACGTGGGTCGATCAAGATCGAAACCGCTAAGTATATCGAACGCAATATCCCGCTGTTTGAGATCCTTACCGAAGAGGCGCTCGAGATCATCGAGACCAATGCTGAAACCATCCTCGAAGAGGTTGGTGTTAACTTTGTCGACAACCCAGCCGCTCTGGAGCGCTGGAAAGAGGCCGGTGCCACCGTCGAAGGTGAACGCGTTCGCATCCCGCGCGGTTTGGCACGTGAGCTGTGTAAAACTGCTCCGTCGACAATCACTCAGCACGCCCGCAATCCGGAAAAATCCGTTGTGATTGGCGGCAACTCTCTGGTCTGTGCACCGGTCTATGGCCCTCCGTTCGTGCGTGATGTGGATGGTGGGCGTCGCTATGCGACCATGGATGACTTCCAGAAATTCGTGAAGCTGGGCTATATGTCCAAATACCTCCACCACTCCGGTGGCACGGTCTGCGAACCAACCGATATTCCGGTTAACAAACGTCACCTGGACATGCTGCTCGCGCATATGACGCTGAGTGACAAGCCCTTCATGGGGTCAGTCACGGAACCAAGCCGCGCGCAGGATTCTGTGGATATGGCGGGCATTCTCTTTGGCAAGGATTTCGTTCAAGACAACACCGTCATGACCTCGCTCATCAACATCAACTCGCCGATGACATTTGACGATGTGATGATGGGCGCACTTGAGGTTTACGCCAAGAACAACCAAGCCTGCATCGTGTCTCCGTTCATTGTGGGCGGTGCAATGGCGCCTGTCTCTGTGGCTGGCACTCTGACACAGGTCATGGCCGAAGTCCTCGCGGGCATCGCCTATAGCCAGCTCATTCGCAAAGGTGCGCCGGTCATCTTTGGGGCCTTCGTGACCTCGATCGACATGGGCTCTGGTGCACCAACCTTCGGCACGCCTGAAGCGAGCCAGATCCTCTATGGCGCAGGCCAACTGGCCCGTCGCATGGGGCTGCCGTTCCGTTCGGGTGGCGGTCTCTGTGGCTCCAAACTGCCAGATGCGCAGGCGGCCTATGAAACTGCACACACGCATAATGCGGCGCTGATGGGCGGCGTGAACTTCATGCTGCACAGCTGTGGCTGGCTTGAGGGCGGTCTGGTGTCGTCTTTCGAGAAGTTCGTGATGGACGCAGACCAGCTCGGCATCCTGCAGAAAATGGCCGAAGGCGTTGCGATTGACACGAACGGCCAAGCGATGGACGCGATCCGCGAAGTCGGACCAGGCGGTCATTATCTGGGCTGTGCCCATACGCAGGCGAACTTCAAATCGGCCTTCTGGCGCTCGGAACTCCTGGACTACAAGCCCTTTGAAACCTGGGAAGAAGAGGGCGCGCGCGATACGCAAACCCTTGCGGCCAATCGCGTCAAGACCCTGCTGGACAACTACCAGAAACCGGCGATTGATCCGGCCATCGAAGAGGCGCTCAACGCCTATGTGGCTGAGAAAAAGGCGTCCATGCCAGACGCCTTTATCTAA